The Halalkalibacter krulwichiae genome has a segment encoding these proteins:
- a CDS encoding SLC13 family permease encodes MKASVISIWNQLWSSHHQAKKLLMFSLPVGSSKKAIVEKENDESNHTNQKPPQKLNTSQKVGLLLGPLLFLAVVFFFFPEGLSYEGRMVLATTLWVATWWITEAIPIPATSLLPIILLPITGALDGDTVTASYGNPIIFLFLGGFMIALAMEKWNLHKRIALNIISVIGTSPSKIVFGFMAATGFLSMWVSNTAAVMMMIPIGTAITYQVGQALKNNNDHLAKEAEEKFSKVLIFSIGYAGTIGGLGTLIGTPPNIILAATVQELFGVQISFASWLFFAFPIVVILLISSWLYLTKVAHPIKLKELPGGKLLIDNEKAKLGKMSFEEAAVLAVFTFAAFMWITRTFLWEGQIMTIPGLNDTMIAIMAAVLLFLIPALSKGGRILDWNVAKDVPWGILLLFGGGLAIAAGFRQSGLADWIGSQLTVLEGIHFVLIIIFTTTLVLFLTEITSNTATATMILPVLAALALAINVHPFALMVPAALAANCAFMLPVGTPPNAIIFATGKIKIIEMVKNGFWINILSIILITLAVYILLPLLWGIDITVFPTDFRS; translated from the coding sequence ATGAAAGCAAGTGTTATTTCCATTTGGAATCAATTATGGAGTTCACACCATCAAGCAAAGAAGTTACTAATGTTTTCTTTGCCGGTAGGCTCTAGTAAAAAAGCAATAGTTGAAAAAGAGAATGATGAATCCAATCATACAAATCAAAAACCACCTCAAAAATTAAATACGTCTCAAAAGGTAGGATTACTATTAGGGCCATTATTGTTTCTCGCTGTTGTTTTCTTCTTTTTCCCAGAAGGTTTGAGCTATGAAGGTAGAATGGTATTAGCGACAACGTTATGGGTCGCAACATGGTGGATTACGGAGGCCATTCCGATTCCAGCAACATCGCTATTACCTATTATTCTATTGCCAATCACAGGTGCATTAGATGGTGATACGGTAACAGCCTCTTATGGAAACCCGATTATTTTCTTATTCTTAGGTGGATTTATGATTGCCCTTGCGATGGAAAAGTGGAATCTTCATAAGAGAATTGCTTTAAATATTATTTCAGTAATTGGTACTAGTCCTTCAAAAATTGTTTTTGGTTTCATGGCTGCTACTGGTTTCTTGTCTATGTGGGTTTCAAATACAGCTGCTGTAATGATGATGATTCCAATTGGTACTGCGATTACGTATCAAGTAGGTCAAGCACTAAAGAATAATAATGATCATTTAGCTAAAGAAGCAGAAGAGAAGTTTTCAAAGGTTCTTATTTTCAGTATTGGTTATGCAGGGACAATTGGTGGTCTTGGAACATTAATTGGAACTCCACCTAATATCATTCTTGCAGCAACAGTCCAAGAATTATTTGGTGTACAAATCTCCTTTGCTAGCTGGTTATTCTTTGCATTTCCAATCGTTGTCATTTTGCTCATTAGCAGTTGGTTATATTTAACGAAGGTTGCTCATCCAATTAAGTTAAAAGAGCTACCAGGTGGTAAATTATTAATTGATAATGAAAAAGCAAAGTTAGGGAAAATGAGCTTTGAAGAAGCTGCCGTATTAGCGGTATTTACATTTGCGGCATTTATGTGGATTACACGAACGTTCTTATGGGAAGGTCAAATCATGACAATTCCAGGTTTAAATGATACGATGATAGCTATCATGGCAGCTGTGCTATTGTTTCTTATTCCTGCTTTGAGTAAAGGTGGTCGTATTTTAGACTGGAATGTGGCAAAAGATGTTCCATGGGGGATCTTACTGTTATTTGGCGGTGGGCTTGCCATTGCTGCTGGCTTTAGACAGTCTGGATTAGCAGATTGGATTGGAAGTCAATTAACTGTTTTAGAAGGGATTCACTTCGTTCTAATTATTATCTTCACAACAACATTAGTTTTGTTCTTAACGGAGATTACCTCCAATACGGCAACGGCTACAATGATCCTACCTGTTTTAGCGGCATTAGCATTAGCTATTAATGTTCATCCATTTGCATTAATGGTGCCAGCGGCTTTGGCTGCAAACTGTGCATTTATGCTTCCAGTTGGAACACCACCAAATGCAATTATTTTTGCGACAGGTAAAATTAAAATTATAGAAATGGTTAAGAATGGTTTCTGGATTAACATTCTTTCCATTATTTTAATAACGTTAGCTGTATATATCCTGCTTCCGTTATTATGGGGAATTGATATAACGGTTTTTCCAACAGATTTTAGATCATAA
- a CDS encoding YjcZ family sporulation protein: MYGYGYGCGYQPTVAGAYYPRPATGFALIVVLFILLIIVGCACDKKKC; this comes from the coding sequence ATGTACGGATATGGTTACGGATGTGGTTATCAGCCAACTGTAGCAGGCGCTTACTATCCTCGTCCAGCTACTGGATTTGCGCTAATCGTTGTTTTGTTCATCTTACTAATCATTGTAGGATGTGCTTGTGACAAAAAGAAATGCTAG
- a CDS encoding response regulator, which produces MIKVFIVEDDPMVLEVNTGFLEKVTPFMLCGTAQNGKDAQKAIKEVNPDLILLDMFLPDISGLEVLKSLRQDDIQCDIIMITAARDSQTIHEVFRLGAVDYLVKPFRFDRFKTALDSYYKMWKRLNETTLLNQTDIDEMKQIQQRNHEVPKGLSETTLKQILLKLVEQQEPITAEQLATLLGMARVTVRRYLEHLEQTGKIHVQIKYGSVGRPSHHYYV; this is translated from the coding sequence ATGATTAAAGTATTTATTGTAGAAGATGACCCAATGGTGTTAGAAGTAAATACAGGATTCTTAGAAAAAGTCACTCCATTTATGTTATGTGGTACGGCTCAAAATGGAAAAGATGCGCAAAAGGCTATAAAAGAAGTCAATCCAGATTTAATTCTATTAGATATGTTTTTGCCAGATATTTCTGGACTTGAAGTTTTGAAGTCATTGCGGCAAGATGATATTCAATGTGACATTATTATGATTACAGCAGCCAGAGACTCACAGACGATACATGAAGTGTTTCGACTAGGTGCTGTAGATTATTTAGTAAAGCCGTTTCGATTTGATCGGTTTAAAACGGCATTAGACTCTTACTACAAAATGTGGAAAAGACTAAATGAAACGACTTTGTTAAATCAGACCGATATTGATGAAATGAAACAAATACAACAACGAAATCATGAAGTGCCGAAAGGGTTAAGTGAAACTACGTTAAAACAAATTTTATTGAAGCTAGTAGAACAGCAAGAACCAATTACAGCAGAACAGTTGGCAACCTTGTTAGGGATGGCAAGAGTCACCGTTAGAAGGTATTTAGAGCATTTAGAACAAACAGGGAAAATTCATGTTCAAATTAAATATGGCAGTGTAGGACGCCCGAGCCATCATTATTATGTTTGA
- a CDS encoding ATP-binding protein — MKITVRVKILIMSFIIVLISVMTSGWNMVHNITDAFETEIGERAIAIARTVAQMADIRELVGTEDGELGIQPIAERTRKATNVDYIVIIDMNSIRYSHPDEMLIGQKFVGGDEKGALDNAEYISRAQGTLGNAMRAFVPIMDEENTTQVGVAVVGILTPTFQTLIATYSKDVLKSLIWGLLIGLAGSLLLAHNIKRQTFGLEPYEIAKLVEERSAVMQAMDIAIIALDEEGKISFMNRLAMKFVEVQEDVRPLHIQDIFPASWEEMIQQLKEEPNEHIVNQQIVLYDKIYLLSLYPILVKGNLVGTLLTMVDRTEANRLAEELTGVKTLVDALRAQNHEYMNKLHSIAGLIQLERTDEALEIIMDETVDEESMILFLKERFNDYSVSGLLIGKRSRARELGITFTINCESYLKTSYDHLSSGDLVTIVGNLIENAFESFTTESDLKAVELLIQIDQDHLYIRISDQGQGISKEVQEQMFTYGFSTKQKEGRGIGLALVHQIVRAHDGEIFVYSDGETGTEIEIRASKRG, encoded by the coding sequence ATGAAGATTACCGTACGAGTAAAGATCTTAATAATGTCATTTATCATAGTTTTAATTTCAGTAATGACAAGTGGTTGGAATATGGTTCATAATATTACGGATGCGTTTGAAACAGAAATTGGCGAAAGGGCTATTGCAATTGCAAGAACTGTTGCGCAGATGGCAGATATACGTGAACTTGTTGGTACAGAAGATGGTGAATTAGGAATACAACCAATTGCCGAAAGAACGAGAAAAGCAACCAATGTTGATTATATTGTTATCATCGATATGAATAGCATTCGTTACTCTCATCCTGATGAAATGCTAATCGGACAAAAGTTTGTAGGTGGAGATGAAAAAGGTGCATTAGATAATGCAGAGTATATCTCAAGAGCGCAAGGAACATTAGGAAATGCTATGAGAGCCTTTGTCCCGATTATGGATGAAGAAAACACGACACAAGTTGGAGTAGCTGTGGTTGGAATATTAACTCCAACTTTTCAAACTCTTATTGCAACATATAGCAAGGATGTCCTTAAATCTTTAATATGGGGATTGTTAATTGGATTAGCTGGTTCGCTGCTGTTAGCTCATAATATTAAAAGGCAGACGTTTGGCCTAGAACCTTATGAAATAGCTAAATTGGTTGAAGAGCGGTCAGCTGTGATGCAAGCAATGGATATTGCCATCATTGCGTTAGATGAAGAAGGTAAGATCAGTTTTATGAATAGATTGGCAATGAAATTCGTGGAGGTTCAAGAGGATGTTCGTCCTCTTCATATTCAAGATATTTTTCCTGCATCGTGGGAAGAGATGATCCAGCAATTAAAAGAGGAACCGAATGAGCATATTGTTAATCAACAAATCGTCCTCTATGATAAGATCTACCTCCTTTCATTGTATCCTATTCTTGTGAAAGGCAATTTAGTAGGAACTTTGTTGACGATGGTAGATCGCACGGAGGCAAATCGTTTAGCAGAAGAGCTTACAGGAGTGAAAACATTAGTTGATGCCTTAAGAGCACAGAATCATGAGTATATGAACAAGCTTCACAGTATTGCTGGCCTTATTCAGCTTGAGAGAACGGATGAAGCTTTAGAGATCATTATGGATGAAACAGTTGATGAGGAAAGCATGATTCTATTTTTAAAAGAAAGATTTAATGATTACTCAGTATCTGGTCTTTTAATTGGGAAACGATCTAGAGCGAGAGAGCTTGGTATTACTTTTACTATTAACTGTGAGAGCTACTTAAAAACGTCTTATGACCACCTAAGCTCAGGTGACTTGGTGACAATTGTCGGTAACTTAATAGAAAATGCGTTTGAATCTTTCACAACTGAAAGTGACTTAAAAGCGGTTGAATTGTTGATTCAAATCGACCAAGATCACTTATATATAAGGATAAGCGATCAAGGACAAGGAATTTCAAAAGAAGTTCAAGAACAAATGTTTACGTATGGATTTAGTACAAAACAAAAAGAAGGTCGTGGAATAGGTTTAGCCCTTGTTCATCAAATTGTTCGTGCTCATGATGGTGAGATTTTTGTTTATTCCGATGGTGAGACAGGGACAGAAATTGAAATAAGAGCTAGTAAAAGAGGTTAA
- a CDS encoding TIGR04104 family putative zinc finger protein, translating to MKLPTCWSCHYQFNWQSLLLFREGRTKCPKCQKQQYSTTHSKWKMGVLFLPTMISPFLLTAFTVSVLLLITSLLLVFFLIYLFTPFHLEFTDSQQPLF from the coding sequence ATGAAGTTACCAACATGCTGGTCGTGCCATTATCAATTTAACTGGCAGTCCTTACTATTATTTCGAGAAGGTCGAACAAAATGCCCTAAATGTCAAAAACAACAATATAGTACAACACATTCAAAGTGGAAAATGGGAGTTCTTTTTTTGCCGACAATGATTTCACCTTTTTTATTAACGGCTTTTACTGTTTCAGTCCTTCTTCTTATTACAAGCTTACTCCTTGTTTTCTTCTTGATCTACCTTTTCACCCCATTTCATTTAGAGTTTACAGATAGCCAGCAGCCATTATTTTAA
- a CDS encoding Cof-type HAD-IIB family hydrolase translates to MAQKIVFFDIDGTLYDEDKKLPSATKQAISQLREKGHYVAIATGRAPFLFADLREELQIDTYVCFNGSYVVVDNKVLSKNVLDQKALEKLTEFSAEKEHPLVYMGTDDMKSNIEEHPHIEESMGTLKCYQPGHDANYHIDRDIIQTLLFCTDKEEKEYVERFPEFDFVRWHTLSVDVLPANGSKAVGVEKVIEHLGFNKEDVYAFGDGLNDIEMLKAVENSVAMGNGHDEVKSAAKHVTKHVSEDGIYHGLKMVGLL, encoded by the coding sequence ATGGCTCAGAAAATCGTATTTTTTGACATAGACGGTACGCTGTATGATGAAGATAAGAAATTACCATCAGCAACAAAGCAAGCCATTTCACAATTAAGAGAAAAAGGTCATTATGTAGCAATTGCTACAGGAAGAGCACCATTTTTATTCGCTGATTTAAGGGAAGAATTACAAATAGATACATATGTTTGTTTTAATGGTTCATATGTTGTTGTAGATAATAAAGTATTATCAAAAAACGTATTAGATCAAAAAGCTTTAGAGAAGTTAACTGAATTCTCAGCAGAGAAAGAACACCCGTTAGTGTATATGGGCACAGATGATATGAAATCAAATATTGAAGAGCATCCTCATATTGAAGAAAGTATGGGAACATTAAAGTGTTATCAACCTGGACATGATGCCAATTATCATATTGATCGTGACATTATCCAAACTTTACTGTTTTGCACGGATAAAGAGGAAAAGGAATATGTTGAGAGATTTCCTGAGTTTGACTTTGTAAGGTGGCACACTCTTTCAGTTGATGTTCTACCTGCAAATGGTTCAAAAGCTGTTGGGGTTGAAAAGGTGATCGAACATTTAGGCTTTAATAAAGAAGATGTCTATGCTTTTGGAGATGGCTTAAACGATATTGAGATGTTGAAAGCAGTAGAAAATAGTGTGGCAATGGGCAATGGTCACGACGAAGTAAAAAGTGCAGCAAAACATGTGACAAAGCATGTAAGTGAAGATGGAATATACCATGGTTTAAAAATGGTTGGCTTATTATAA
- a CDS encoding sulfurtransferase, which translates to MKKTTWLLLLLIVWIGSNERIVAQTVDTNILVGTEWLEQNMEKEIHLIDVRVGGYQTGHIPGAVHMPIDLIEDKKHPIRGYLVGKVDFENIMRDHGVRTDDTIVIYDKGGDTAATRLFYALEYYGHLNVKVLDGGFAAWEAAEKKITTEMKKVQLGDFKAIEKSELRKEKTEVKEAIGEEGVILLDVRSTAEYLGEDVRAKRGGHIPTAVNLEWKNVLRPGEVALFKSRNELVSLLEAVGVTKDKTIIIYCQRANRASHMYFTLRLLGYDKVSVYEGSWEEWGNVDDTPIVNPSE; encoded by the coding sequence ATGAAAAAGACAACATGGTTATTATTACTTTTAATAGTTTGGATAGGATCGAATGAAAGGATCGTTGCACAAACGGTAGATACAAATATATTAGTAGGAACAGAGTGGCTGGAACAGAATATGGAAAAGGAAATACATTTAATAGATGTTCGGGTAGGTGGTTATCAAACAGGTCATATACCTGGAGCGGTTCATATGCCGATTGATTTAATAGAAGATAAAAAACATCCAATTAGAGGGTACTTAGTTGGGAAAGTGGACTTTGAGAATATAATGAGAGACCACGGGGTCAGGACTGACGATACAATAGTCATCTATGATAAAGGTGGGGATACGGCTGCAACTAGATTGTTTTATGCGCTTGAATATTATGGTCATCTTAATGTAAAAGTATTGGATGGTGGATTCGCTGCTTGGGAAGCAGCAGAGAAGAAGATTACGACTGAAATGAAAAAAGTCCAGTTGGGAGATTTTAAAGCGATAGAAAAAAGTGAGCTAAGAAAAGAGAAAACGGAAGTGAAAGAAGCGATTGGAGAGGAAGGGGTAATTTTATTAGATGTACGCTCGACCGCAGAATACCTTGGTGAAGATGTGCGAGCCAAAAGAGGAGGCCATATTCCTACAGCTGTCAATTTAGAGTGGAAAAATGTACTTCGTCCGGGAGAGGTAGCACTTTTCAAGTCGAGGAATGAATTAGTATCCTTATTAGAAGCTGTTGGCGTCACGAAAGATAAGACGATCATTATATATTGTCAACGAGCAAATAGAGCTTCTCATATGTATTTTACGTTAAGGTTGCTTGGTTATGATAAAGTTAGCGTTTATGAAGGGTCTTGGGAAGAGTGGGGGAATGTAGATGATACTCCGATTGTAAACCCAAGTGAATGA
- a CDS encoding alkaline phosphatase, which translates to MSSVKKAFLLFLLFVVLLPSVLKDQLSVFAESDPSGQNVKNVILMIPDGFSSAHAANYRIFKEGEFVLDSILVGMMKTHSKNSWVTDSAAAGTAMATGVKTRNGFIGIDEDGNSLKTILEAAKEEGKGTGLVGTKSITDATPAAFATHVHTRQNEGEIARQLMNKVDVLLGGGERNFLPASSGGVQEQRNLIKEAESSGYTFVQTKSELAEVKPNVEKLLGLFADNMMAAEIDRHRTEEPSLQEMTETALALLRRNNNGFFLMVEGSKIDRAGHAHDPAWVMHDIAAFESAVITALEFAEKDGETLVVVAGDHDTGGMSVGGYDEYRAEPEMLRKVEATAQFIAQCFNSERTNISEVMKQYTHLDVTKSEINELYRADIEKVPYLIAQIVSRSAYIDWVTYEHTGVDVPIYAYGPRSSLFQGVLDNTDLPKRIAKAMKINF; encoded by the coding sequence ATGAGTTCTGTAAAAAAAGCATTCCTTTTATTCCTTTTATTCGTTGTCCTTTTACCTAGTGTATTGAAGGATCAGCTATCTGTCTTTGCAGAGAGTGATCCTTCCGGGCAAAATGTTAAGAATGTTATTTTGATGATTCCTGATGGTTTTTCGAGTGCACATGCGGCGAATTATCGGATATTTAAGGAGGGGGAGTTTGTACTAGATTCCATATTAGTTGGAATGATGAAAACACATTCTAAAAATAGCTGGGTTACAGATTCTGCGGCTGCAGGAACAGCAATGGCGACGGGGGTGAAAACGAGAAATGGTTTCATCGGAATAGATGAGGATGGGAATTCTTTAAAAACGATACTGGAAGCGGCAAAAGAGGAGGGAAAAGGAACGGGGCTTGTCGGAACGAAATCGATTACTGATGCAACACCTGCTGCGTTCGCCACACATGTGCATACGAGACAAAATGAAGGGGAAATTGCTCGGCAACTAATGAACAAGGTTGATGTTCTTCTTGGGGGAGGGGAACGAAACTTTCTCCCTGCATCTTCGGGAGGAGTTCAAGAACAAAGGAATCTAATTAAAGAAGCGGAATCAAGCGGCTACACTTTTGTTCAAACAAAGAGCGAGTTAGCAGAAGTAAAGCCGAATGTTGAAAAGTTATTAGGTTTGTTTGCTGATAATATGATGGCTGCAGAAATTGATAGGCATCGTACGGAAGAGCCTAGCTTACAGGAAATGACTGAAACAGCTTTAGCTCTTTTGAGGAGAAATAATAATGGCTTTTTCTTGATGGTTGAAGGGAGTAAGATCGACCGGGCTGGTCATGCTCATGATCCTGCTTGGGTCATGCATGATATTGCTGCTTTTGAAAGTGCAGTTATAACTGCATTGGAATTTGCTGAAAAAGACGGAGAGACGTTAGTGGTTGTGGCGGGCGATCATGATACAGGTGGAATGTCTGTTGGAGGATATGATGAATACAGAGCAGAACCCGAAATGCTGAGAAAGGTCGAAGCAACAGCTCAGTTTATAGCACAGTGTTTTAATTCCGAAAGAACAAATATATCAGAGGTGATGAAACAATACACACATTTGGACGTGACGAAATCAGAAATCAATGAACTGTACAGAGCTGATATCGAAAAAGTTCCTTACCTAATCGCTCAAATCGTTAGTCGGAGTGCTTATATTGATTGGGTGACATATGAACATACTGGTGTGGATGTTCCGATATATGCATATGGTCCAAGATCTTCACTCTTTCAAGGGGTGTTGGATAACACTGATTTACCTAAGAGGATAGCAAAAGCGATGAAAATTAATTTTTAA
- the sda gene encoding sporulation histidine kinase inhibitor Sda — translation MDKPMHLHSSFKSLTDKELIELYKQVKAIQDIERDFIELLEEEFKHRDLLPLIDSK, via the coding sequence ATGGACAAACCCATGCATCTACATTCATCGTTTAAATCATTGACCGATAAAGAGTTAATAGAATTGTATAAACAAGTAAAAGCAATTCAAGACATAGAAAGAGATTTTATTGAACTGTTAGAAGAGGAGTTCAAACACAGAGATCTCCTTCCATTAATTGATAGTAAATAA